One genomic window of Acidovorax radicis includes the following:
- a CDS encoding bifunctional adenosylcobinamide kinase/adenosylcobinamide-phosphate guanylyltransferase, with product MKAPITSEFILGGQKSGKSRRAEMLARDWLAQDARHRAVLIATGEAWDDEMRERIARHQRDRVERVPGLQTVEEPRDVAGAVALHGNAHTLVVVDCLTLWLTGWTMPMGMEAMDLKQKQALALDWKAQAAMFLEAVRQSPGPVVLVGNEIGLGVIPMGRPVRAFVDALGGLNQQVAQACPRVTLMAAGLPLTLKEPRT from the coding sequence ATGAAAGCCCCCATCACCAGCGAATTCATCCTGGGGGGACAGAAAAGCGGCAAATCGCGCCGCGCCGAGATGCTGGCGCGCGACTGGCTGGCGCAGGACGCCAGACACCGTGCGGTGTTGATTGCCACCGGCGAGGCTTGGGACGATGAAATGCGCGAGCGCATCGCCCGCCACCAGCGCGACCGCGTCGAGCGCGTGCCCGGCCTGCAGACGGTGGAAGAGCCCCGCGATGTGGCAGGCGCTGTGGCCTTGCATGGCAATGCCCACACGCTGGTGGTGGTGGACTGCCTCACGCTGTGGCTCACCGGCTGGACCATGCCCATGGGCATGGAAGCCATGGATTTGAAGCAAAAACAGGCGCTGGCGCTTGACTGGAAAGCGCAAGCAGCTATGTTTTTGGAAGCAGTTCGGCAATCCCCCGGGCCCGTTGTTCTGGTGGGCAACGAAATCGGCCTGGGGGTCATACCGATGGGCCGCCCGGTGCGTGCCTTTGTGGATGCGTTGGGGGGGCTCAACCAGCAGGTCGCGCAGGCCTGCCCACGTGTCACGCTCATGGCGGCAGGTCTACCGCTGACTTTGAAAGAACCCCGTACATGA
- a CDS encoding cobyrinate a,c-diamide synthase, whose amino-acid sequence MTRCPALLISAPASGQGKTTVVAALARLHTRQGRRVRVFKCGPDFLDPHWHQLASGAPVHQLDLWMTGEADARARLHAAAQECDLILVEGVMGLFDGQPSAADLAQRLGLPVMGVVDASAMAATFGALAYGLQHYQPGLRWAGVLANRAASPRHAQMLQSSLREPGHWLGALMRVSVDPGAKAGLLPERHLGLVSAQELPDGLARLDAAADALADTPLGQMTLADWQARWSVDFAAPDASAALVPALLQGRTVAVAHDAAFSFIYPANIDCLAQLGARVVFFSPLADAALPPCDALWLPGGYPELHAARLAANISLRDSLQAHVAAGKPVWAECGGMVALSVGITQADGACQPLWGLLPGTATLHKRLAGLGPQQLAWRGYTLRGHTFHYSTLASDTAALAEVARTAPPHAASAPGVGEAVYRHGSIHASYFHAWFASSPAAVAALFGGAQA is encoded by the coding sequence ATGACACGTTGCCCCGCGCTGCTTATCTCGGCCCCGGCCTCGGGCCAGGGCAAGACCACGGTGGTGGCCGCCCTGGCGCGCCTGCATACCCGCCAGGGGCGGCGGGTGCGCGTGTTCAAGTGTGGGCCGGATTTTCTCGACCCCCACTGGCACCAGCTCGCCAGTGGTGCGCCGGTGCACCAGCTTGACCTGTGGATGACCGGCGAGGCCGATGCGCGCGCGCGCCTGCATGCCGCGGCGCAAGAGTGCGACCTGATCCTGGTCGAGGGTGTGATGGGCCTGTTTGACGGCCAACCCAGTGCCGCCGATCTAGCGCAGCGCCTCGGCCTGCCGGTGATGGGGGTGGTGGATGCGTCTGCCATGGCCGCAACTTTTGGTGCGCTGGCGTATGGCTTGCAGCACTACCAGCCTGGGTTGCGTTGGGCCGGTGTGCTGGCCAACCGCGCTGCCAGCCCGCGCCACGCGCAGATGCTGCAGAGCAGCCTGCGCGAGCCCGGGCATTGGCTGGGCGCGCTGATGCGTGTGTCGGTGGACCCAGGCGCCAAAGCGGGTTTGTTGCCCGAACGCCACCTCGGCCTGGTCAGCGCCCAAGAGTTGCCCGACGGCCTGGCGCGGCTGGACGCCGCCGCTGATGCCTTGGCCGACACACCTCTGGGCCAGATGACGCTGGCCGACTGGCAGGCGCGCTGGTCGGTAGACTTTGCGGCGCCCGACGCCAGTGCCGCGTTGGTGCCTGCGTTGCTGCAGGGCCGCACCGTGGCCGTGGCGCACGATGCGGCTTTCAGCTTCATCTACCCCGCCAACATCGACTGCCTGGCGCAACTGGGCGCGCGGGTGGTTTTTTTCTCGCCGCTCGCAGATGCCGCGCTGCCACCGTGCGACGCGCTTTGGTTGCCCGGTGGGTATCCCGAATTGCATGCAGCGCGGCTGGCCGCCAACATATCGCTGCGTGACAGCCTGCAGGCGCATGTCGCCGCTGGCAAACCTGTGTGGGCCGAATGTGGCGGCATGGTGGCGTTGTCGGTGGGTATCACCCAGGCAGACGGGGCTTGCCAGCCGCTGTGGGGGCTGTTGCCTGGCACGGCCACGCTGCATAAGCGTTTGGCAGGCCTGGGTCCGCAGCAATTGGCCTGGCGCGGCTACACCTTGCGCGGCCACACGTTTCACTACTCCACGCTGGCCAGCGATACCGCTGCATTGGCTGAAGTGGCCCGCACCGCGCCGCCCCACGCAGCCAGCGCGCCCGGTGTGGGTGAGGCGGTGTACCGCCATGGCAGCATTCACGCCAGCTATTTTCATGCGTGGTTTGCCTCCAGCCCGGCTGCGGTGGCCGCGTTGTTCGGCGGGGCGCAGGCATGA